The nucleotide window TTAATTTGACTCCAAAATTCTTTCTCAAAGTCCAAATGCAGCTGGGTTGGAAAAGCGTAGATTAAACGCACTCTGCTTAGTCATTCTTCGAAGCTCTTATCCCTTAATACGGTGCCAATCACTCGTTGGTACCAGCTCTGTCTTTTAACACCAGTCTGGTTCTATCTACCCGGTCGCTCCCCTCTACCTTATCCACGGTCGGAGCCCCGCCTTCTTCCCGCGTGCGCTGAGGGTTAGACATGACAATGACCCCCTCCGTCATCCAATCATCGGGCTGCTGCTTGCGCCGGCGCTCCGTCTTCCCGATGCCCAGTTTCCCCTGCAGCTCTTGGATGAGCCGGTCCTGAGAGTTGCTCTTGTTGACGAGGACGGCGCCCAGTTTGCGCCGCAGCAGCCCCTCTCGGTACATGGGGTGCACATTGGTGGTCTCTTTGGTGCGGCGAATGACTGCCTTGAGCTGGAGGGTGAATGATACggcggtggggtggggggtttggggggttgCTTTATTTCTCAAAGCACACGTTGAagttaagaaaaaaaataataataatcacacaaGCAGGATGGCTTCAACAAGCACTGGCTCCGGCCGagtatattttgtttttcaaaagCACTTCTTCATCCAGTGCCGCCttgttgcaaaaaaaaaattggagcGGGTGAAATGTCTTTTGGCAAGCCATGCTGCACAGCTTCAAATATCAAACCCACTCTACTCATTGATCAGTGCCAAACCAAGTCAGGAGATGCAAACAGTCCACAGAGTGTAGCGCACTTTGAAGCAAACATGCCATCGTCTAGCATCTGAGCCTTTTCTAAAAAACACCTTCTGCGCCATGAGGCAAGGGATCATTGACTAGTTGATGAATGGACACAGTGTACACATCTGTTGTGCAAAGACGGCAAGCCAGGTCCTGATGATGATGACTCAGACAGCTATGTCAACCAGGAGCAAGTGGAGGCGTGCACGGAAAACCTTCAGCAAAGCTTCCCAAACACAAAGCCAGGAAGAGTCGGCCTGTTATTTACCAGCGTGGACGTGTGCCTCCGGGTATGTTGTAGTGTTGTAACGGGGGATGAAGCATTTCATGCACCACACCTCAAAAAAGAAGGGCGGTTACTTTTTATCAAGAtgctttgcgtgtgtgtatgtgactttTGTGTTAAAAAAAGACCTGCTCTGGTGAAATAAGTTTCTGAGGCTGAAAAACGTATCCGTCATCATCATCCGTTGGccacacatcaatattaatgatatttaccCGTCTGTAATACTGTTGAGGGAGACTTTGAAGTAAGGCTTTGGGAAGGGCTTGGCAATAACTCAATAAAAatgttcctctcctctcagtaACATCACATAAATGTATTATGGATCACACCCCCTTGTGTAAATCAATTCTAAAAACTCATGATGAGGACTGCAATTTTGGAACTTAAGAGTTGGTCTGATATCACAATAATTCCCCATGTCCAAAGCGTTATACATTAACATTTATATCCACTATGTAGTAGGGGTTTGTATATAATTTCAAATACAGCCTATCTTTGATGGAGTCAAGCACGTGGCTAGGGTCAAACGTCCTAATAATCAAAGGCCCAGATGGGATCTTAAGAAGGCCATTCCAGCCATGCTTCAGCATCTCATTTCGGGAGCCCCCAGGCGAGAGTCCTACTTGTCCAGATGCGGATAAGCGTTCGACGGCGGAGGGCTGCTGCGAGGGCAGCTCCTGCATGACGTCTGGGGTCCCGGGGCAGGTAGAGGGGGTCATACACTCATCCATCCAGCTGGAGTCGGTCATAGATGTCAAGGTCCCGTCCCGGCTGAGACTGGGGTAAATCCCTTCCTCGTCGTCCCACAGCCTATCCTCGTCTCCTTGCATTGACCCTCCTTGAGTGGAGTACCCTCCGAGGTCGGAGAATCCGTCGTCGAAGCCCCCCCTCGTGTGCATCTCGCCCGGGCCCATAGCCAAGAGTTTGTCCAGGGCGTCGTTCAATAACGGAGCCCGGCACGGCCAGGAGAAGTCCCTGTCCGGAGCGTCTTTATGGGGGGGTGAGATGCTATTGGAGGACACGGCAGGGAGGGTGATGGGGGAGGCCCGGGGACTGCTAGCATGTGGAACCAAGTAGGTTATTTTGGTGACCGTGGCTGGGCTGGGGCACCTATCGGCTGCACTCTGATTCAGCGAGGACGCCAACGGACTACCGATCCGTTGAACCGGGAGCGGACTGGCACACTTTGGGACGGGGTCTAAGGCTGGCGTCAGGCTTTGAGGGACGGTTAGGGGGCTTGAGATCCTAGGTACTGTAAAAGGACTGGAGCACTTTGGAATCGGGCTAGAGAGCCGAGGAACGGTCACCGGACTGGAGCCCCTCGGGATCGCCTCAAGGTTTTTAGGAACGGCCATAGGACTAGGGGTTTTAGCTGAACCAAATACCTTTGGTATCGTTACGGGGCTTGCACATTTGCGAGGCGGAACTGGACTTGCAACCTTCTTGATTTCAAGGGAACTATGAGCTTCAGCTTCTGGACTTTTAGAGAGTAGCACTGGACTGAGGCTCCTGGCAGCCTCTGCCTGACCGCTAGGGTCCCCGGGAGCAGGACCGGCGCTAGGGGTTTGGCCAACAGTGAGTGGACTCGGGCCGCTAGCAACAGGACTAGGGCTCTTGGTCATAGACGGTGACGTTGAGCTTTTAATAGCGGGGGTTTTAGCTGGTGCCACATGAGCAGGTCTCACCTCGCTGGCCTGATTTAGAGACTTTATCGCACTGGAGACCGTTACGCTATGCGGGACTTCGGGGCTAACGTTGCCACAACTGTCTATCTGTTGAGTCTGGGAATACTGAAGGCTTTCGGATGTAGATGTCATAGTAGGCGATGAAGGAGCGTTGCTTATAATGGAGTGATCTTCATCTATATGGAGATCAAACATGaatggggtggaggagggtgataTGTCACAGGTGGGAGAGGGAACGTCCACTTGAGCATCATAGGAGTTTATCGATGGGGTAGGGGCAGTAGGGGGGGAGCCAGCTGGTAATGAGGAATCTGCCCCCTCCAGATTCACAGACAACTGAGAGCCCGACTAAGCCCCCCAAAACAGGTGTGTTtaccaacacaaacaaataggACACAGAGGAAAAGACAGAACAGAGGAAAAGGATTGAAAAAGAAAGTGTCAATCGTGAAGGTGttccacatgcatgcacagaaaCTAGCACGCTGCCTTCGAAACTTTATCGGCTCTCGATTAGTAGAATTACGAAATAAATACACAACTAATTCCTAATTCTGTAATACCTAATTATACTCCTTTGTGCAAACTAAATTATTAAGATAACTGACCTACAGGTTCTAATTACTTCGTCTGCGTTATCGGCaagttagagagagaaaaacacaaagcTTACCACAATCTACATTACACCACCTTTTACAAGCAACACAGCCAATGGTTGTGAAATAAGGGAGGGGAACGAAAGCCTTATAAAGATAATGAAAtttcctcccaaaaaaataaTGCATCTATATTTGATAATAAAACCAACCATTGGTGCACTGAAACATCATTAAAACTGAATAACCAATTCAAAACAATACCAGACGTGTTCCTCAGCAGTAACCTTCTACTGAGAAATTCATTACATTTCCAAATCAAAATCTATCCAACTCTCCATCCCAACATGaaaccccgaccccccccccccccctctcaacgATACTCACATTGCTTTGGACCTTAAAGTCAGACAGCGACGCCATCAGCTCGTCCAGCTCTCGCGTGGCGGAGGACGCAGACATCCTGGCCTGCTGCTGGGCGGCTGTCTCCGGGCCGTCGGTCGGCTCCTCGGACACCATGAGAGGGGCGGGGCTAACGAGACACATGTGGACACACTGTGGTGAGCCGTAGTATTGGCCCCATGCCTCAAGTCAAGTCACCAAATTGGTTAATGTCAATGTATTAACAACCTCTGCATTTGATTACATATCAATCATCACTCAATGCCAGCCCAGATGTGTGCAATGGAATGCCATCAATAAGCAGGATGATGAAAAACTGATGGGGGATGATGAATCTTTGACGCTCGCATCTCGTGACCTGGCACCTAGAACCTTTTTACTAGGCTTTAGTGACCTAGCAAGTAGAACCTCTGATCCACCCAACATCACCTCTGATCCACCCAACCTTGGATACTAACAGCTAGTGACCCGTCAGCTACATCCAGAACCTTCGATATAGGCATGTACAACCTGTGATCTTCCTTGCATCTTGAACCTTTGAACCAGCGAGCATCCAAAACGTTTGATCAACCAAGCATCTAGAACCTTTGATAATAGCATCTAGAGATCGACACGACGAAACCTGCAGCAGCAGTATGATCATCATCAATCCTCAATCCTCCTCATTATTATTTCCTTACATGGGCATCGGCACAGAGCTTTCCAGCTCATCCAGGAGGCTCTCCACGCTGGGCCGTACGTCCTCTATTCCCCGGGTGGCCAGGCTGCGTTTGGGCTTCTCCAAGACAGCAGGGGGAGGGTTGTTGCTCGTGAGAGGCGACACTCCGTTCTCATGGACATAGTGGTGTATGCTGTTGGACGGCAGCGGGGGTGCGGCGTCCTCTGTGGACAGAAAACCAAACCATGTGGATCATCTGCCTGGGTCCAATGCGTGTTTGGAATGAACAAAGGACGTGTGCATCGCAATGGTGGCCTGATTTCTCAGATGCCTATAGGCCTGCGATGCACACAGTCCAGGGATAAATAGTCTGCTCATGTCCATCATTAGAAGCCCTCGGTTAATTAATATGACCACAAATTGTTGAATTATTTTGACCATTACTTGGGACCAAAGACTGATCTTTTAATTAGCATCAGCTGTACTTTATGAAATATCAAATCATCAAAGCATTGCCAAACCAGATGTGCGCAATGGAATGCTATCAACAAGCTAATCCCGTGCACATGATCCACATATGGAGGATTTAGCGTCAAGACATCAAAGACTGGTGTATATATACAGAAGGTAAATTAACCTTCTGTGGGGAAGCAGGGGCTGTTGTCCTGGACTGCGTTGAGCTCCAGCAGCAGACGGTCCAGCTCGGACAGGTTGCTGCCCAGAGAAGAGTTCATGGCGGCGGTTGAAGATTcactgtttttctgtttgttcgGGAAACTGTTGAGACAATCAACAGAGAATATTTTCGCTCACACTTCGTTTTgtttattatattgttatttatattgaGTCTTTGCGTCTGTCAACTGCTACTGGCTTGTATACCAAGACATCACAGCGGTGCCAAAATAAAGTATATGCCTCAACAAGCGAGTCATTTCCTTGGTTTCTTGGATCACACCGAAGTCCTACCTGTAGACGTGCTCCTCCTCTGTGGGGGCCGGATCGGGACTGCCCCCCTCTGTGGACCAAGTACTCCGTTGGGCAGAGCTGAAAGACTGAGGAGAGCAGCAGGTACATTACTCACAATGTAGGACCACCATCCATATGGCGACCTTACTAAAACAACCTCTACCTACATTCACAGCTGTCAAAAGCAAACGCTAAGACAACAACTGCTATCGTTTAACATCCGGTTTTCCGTCCGGCTCGACGTCTCGTCTTCACACGGACTCACCTGGGTGTCGTCTAGTCCGTTGATGGTCTGGTCAGGTGGACCCGGGGGCGGGGAGACGAGGTCCTGCTGGTGCGACTGACCAATGGGCAGAGAGTAGGCCGGGTCGTCAAGCAGGAAGAGCGGACTCTTGGAGATGTGTGATGTTGTGGACTCCAGGTCCGCCAACAGCGCATCTACGGAAAATAACAGCAAACACACCGATTGTTGTTGATATTTTTCGAGGCTCTCTTTGGTGTTGTGTATACCATCAAAAGAAAGATAGTCGCCAGCGTCTTCCAAAAAGGTCACACAAGAAGAGTGACTTCACTGGAGGGTGGTGGAAGAGTTGAAACCGCCTGAATCATAAGAGGTGTCTGGGCCACTCCTCTGGTTACTCATTGACCCTAGTGGGCcaacagcagacacacacacacacacacacacacaccccccctgaCTCAGTCATGACTTTCAGTTCGTGTTAAACGCCTGTACCATACACGCAGAGTGCAGGGACACCAAACTGTGATTGTGCAGGTCTAACGAGTAGGTAGGAAGAGACACTTACGACATTACTGTGGATTTAGTGAAGGGCCCAGGCCGTATTACTGTGCCCTGCAGGCCTATTTTAGCTCACTCAACAAGCCCACCAGTGTTCGGTTACTCTGTCAGAATGTCACAAGCCATAAAACAATAAAGCACCCAAATTAAGTATCGACAAACGTCAAAGCAATGCGGCGCTAGAGCAATTTAGGTACCATTTATGACCTCCTGACAGTCTCACAaagtagacgcacacacaatgtttaACACTACAACCTTTTCTGAGAGGTGTATTGTAAAACCGAATTAGTGCGTACGTCTCTCGCAAGCACAACACATCATTTCAAAGTTGTATCTTCAATGAGAAAGAGCCATAAAGAAGATATGCCAACTTCCCAAGCACAACATTTGTTTACTTTTCTACGTCAACTTATTAAGAATTTGAACCAACCCAACCATGAAAAAAAAGTCTAGGTACAGTACTTttaactcacacatacaaagacacactccGAACTTCAAAGAGCACTGAgatggagcgagggagagagagagagggcagcagATTTTAAAGATTTGAAGATGAAACGTACCTTAGGAAAAGACCAGAGCTCGGCTacccacacatacccacacaggagagataaggagaaggaagaagggCAGCCCACAGTGACTCCCTGCCAGGCCGGAACTGCCTTTCTTAGCTCTACCGGCCTCAGCAGTGGGGCGTGAGgcacagggaggggagaggtgagacCAGGGAGAGGGAGTTGGGCAGAGGGGAACAGGGCTTGGGTTATGTTTACCTGCTGCTACGCCTCCTCCCACTGCTATGCTGGCACAAGCCTGTCAGCCTGAAACCCTAGGTGGAGTTAtgcttcaccacacacacacacacacacacacacacacacacacacacacacacacacacacacacacacacacacacacacacacacacacacacacacacacacacacacacacacacacacacacacaaaacattccCTAAGGCTACGCCACGCAACACAGCCAATGGTTGTGAAACAAGGGAGGGGAACGAACAGACTTAACAGGAGTTCTTATCAACCGGTTCAAACACAAGAAGGGAGTGGAAGGACTAGGCTAGAACCAGTATCAATAATAAATAGATAACCAGCTGCCCTTTCATACTCAAATCCCATGCAGGCTTTCAGTAAAATTGACCACGTCTTTCATATTTCATTATCAACTCCATCCGGTTTGAATTGAGGATATTCGTATCCAAGATGAACCTTAGGTCACTGGAAATATTCTGCATATTTAGCgcaaaataataatagtgaACATCTTGACCTGACGACAGCATCACTAAGGGGCAACGCTCACTCGTcaccagacagagaggagacgggGCAGAGCTCGATCAACACCGGATCCTTTTGGCCACACTCAGCCTGACCGTGGCTAGCATGCCAGCGACCAGGCAGGGTTCCACAGAGGAGGCCTCCTACTCCACATGGACACAACGGACCAGACACATTCCATTATGATTCATTGCTGCCCACTGTTTACACTTTTGCAGCCAAGTAACAGGGTTTGGGCTCACGTGATGCAgtggcacgcgtgtgtgtgtgtgtgcgtgtgcgcgtgcgtgtgtgtgtgtggtcactggGGGTCCCTGTACAAAAGCACACAGAAAGATCAGACATTGCCAGTGCTTAAGAGTTTGTAGTTAAATATTCCACACAAGATTGTTTTGGATCGATGCAGACCGCATTTTACCACCTCAGGGGATCAATCACAACGTG belongs to Gadus morhua chromosome 13, gadMor3.0, whole genome shotgun sequence and includes:
- the pxna gene encoding paxillin a isoform X1, yielding MDDLDALLADLESTTSHISKSPLFLLDDPAYSLPIGQSHQQDLVSPPPGPPDQTINGLDDTQSFSSAQRSTWSTEGGSPDPAPTEEEHVYSFPNKQKNSESSTAAMNSSLGSNLSELDRLLLELNAVQDNSPCFPTEEDAAPPLPSNSIHHYVHENGVSPLTSNNPPPAVLEKPKRSLATRGIEDVRPSVESLLDELESSVPMPIPAPLMVSEEPTDGPETAAQQQARMSASSATRELDELMASLSDFKVQSNSGSQLSVNLEGADSSLPAGSPPTAPTPSINSYDAQVDVPSPTCDISPSSTPFMFDLHIDEDHSIISNAPSSPTMTSTSESLQYSQTQQIDSCGNVSPEVPHSVTVSSAIKSLNQASEVRPAHVAPAKTPAIKSSTSPSMTKSPSPVASGPSPLTVGQTPSAGPAPGDPSGQAEAARSLSPVLLSKSPEAEAHSSLEIKKVASPVPPRKCASPVTIPKVFGSAKTPSPMAVPKNLEAIPRGSSPVTVPRLSSPIPKCSSPFTVPRISSPLTVPQSLTPALDPVPKCASPLPVQRIGSPLASSLNQSAADRCPSPATVTKITYLVPHASSPRASPITLPAVSSNSISPPHKDAPDRDFSWPCRAPLLNDALDKLLAMGPGEMHTRGGFDDGFSDLGGYSTQGGSMQGDEDRLWDDEEGIYPSLSRDGTLTSMTDSSWMDECMTPSTCPGTPDVMQELPSQQPSAVERLSASGQLKAVIRRTKETTNVHPMYREGLLRRKLGAVLVNKSNSQDRLIQELQGKLGIGKTERRRKQQPDDWMTEGVIVMSNPQRTREEGGAPTVDKVEGSDRVDRTRLVLKDRAGTNE